A part of Hydrogenobacter sp. T-8 genomic DNA contains:
- a CDS encoding TIGR00725 family protein, which translates to MKKQVAVIGSSSAKPEEEEYIFAYRLGKEIAKRGFVVVCGGRGGVMEAVCKGAKEEGGLTVGILPSYEGEEANPYVDIRIRTGMSWNRNPLVVASGDVVVAIGGNWGTLSEIAYALILKKPIIGYKTHKIEGLTQANSLEEILLFLDKNLS; encoded by the coding sequence ATGAAGAAGCAAGTGGCGGTTATTGGCTCTTCTTCTGCAAAACCAGAGGAGGAAGAATACATTTTTGCATACAGGCTTGGCAAAGAAATTGCAAAAAGAGGCTTTGTGGTGGTTTGTGGAGGGCGTGGGGGTGTTATGGAGGCGGTGTGTAAAGGTGCTAAGGAAGAGGGAGGTCTCACCGTAGGCATTCTGCCCTCTTACGAAGGGGAAGAGGCAAACCCTTACGTGGATATAAGGATAAGAACTGGCATGAGTTGGAACAGAAACCCTCTGGTGGTGGCAAGCGGTGATGTGGTGGTTGCAATAGGTGGCAATTGGGGGACGCTTTCTGAGATTGCCTACGCTCTTATTCTCAAAAAACCCATAATAGGCTACAAAACCCACAAGATTGAGGGGCTAACACAGGCAAATAGCCTTGAGGAAATTCTCCTATTTCTTGACAAAAATCTCAGTTGA